GGCCCCGCAACAAGCGGCTACGCGGCCGTTGCGTTGCCGCCGCCCTCGCCCGGCGGGCGCTCGGTGTGCACGGAGGCCGCCACCTGCGCTTCAAGCTGAAACTGCCCGGCCTCGCTCCACTTGCGCCCCACGAGCTCCTTGTGGTGGTAAAGGTCGTCGTAGCTGTAGACCGCCAGCTCGTACTCCTCGTGGTGCAGGATGCAGTCGGTGGGGCAGGCGTCCACGCACAGGCCGCAGAAGGAGCAGCGGCCGTGGTCGATGGTGAACTCCAGGGGCTCCCTCTTGGTCTTGTCGGGGTTCTTGATGACGGTAATGACGTTCGTGGGGCAGGCGATCTCGCACAGCTTGCAGGAGATGCAGAGCGGCATGTCCACGATGAGGCGCCCCCGGAAGCGCGGGGGAATGTCGGGCAACTCCTCCGGGTACTGCATCGTGAACTTCTTCTTCCACTGGTACCTTTCCGTCACGAACAGTCCCTTCCAGAGGTCGATGAAGAGGACCTTCATGAAGAACGCTTTTACCGCAGCCATAGACTTAGTCTGGCCTGTTTCGCCGGAACTTGCAAGCCGCAAGAAAGGCCTACGTCCACTCCTCGACCTTGCGTCCCTCTTTGTCCTTGAAGGCGCCGACGATGATCATAATGAAGTCAATGAGCGGCCAGA
The DNA window shown above is from Acidobacteriota bacterium and carries:
- a CDS encoding NADH-quinone oxidoreductase subunit I, with protein sequence MAAVKAFFMKVLFIDLWKGLFVTERYQWKKKFTMQYPEELPDIPPRFRGRLIVDMPLCISCKLCEIACPTNVITVIKNPDKTKREPLEFTIDHGRCSFCGLCVDACPTDCILHHEEYELAVYSYDDLYHHKELVGRKWSEAGQFQLEAQVAASVHTERPPGEGGGNATAA